The Rattus rattus isolate New Zealand chromosome 1, Rrattus_CSIRO_v1, whole genome shotgun sequence genome includes a region encoding these proteins:
- the Polr3h gene encoding DNA-directed RNA polymerase III subunit RPC8 yields MFVLVEMVDTVRIPPWQFERKLNDSIAEELNKKLANKVVYNVGLCICLFDITKLEDAYVFPGDGASHTKVHFRYVVFHPFLDEILIGKIKGCSPEGVHVSLGFFDDILIPPESLQQPAKFDEAEQVWVWEYETEEGAHDLYMDTGEEIRFRVVDESFVDTSPTGPSSAEAASSSEELPKKEAPYTLVGSISEPGLGLLSWWTSN; encoded by the exons ATGTTCGTGCTGGTGGAGATGGTGGACACCGTGCGCATACCCCCGTGGCAGTTTGAGCGGAAACTCAACGACTCCATTGCTGAGGAGCTGAACAAGAAATTGGCCAACAAG GTCGTATACAAcgtgggactctgcatctgtcTGTTTGATATCACCAAGCTGGAGGATGCCTACGTATTCCCAGGGGATGGAGCATCACATACCAAAG TGCATTTCCGATATGTGGTGTTCCACCCTTTCCTGGATGAGATTCTCATTGGGAAGATCAAAGGCTGCAGCCCAGAGGGTGTGCACG tcTCTTTAGGGTTCTTTGATGACATCCTCATCCCCCCTGAGTCACTGCAGCAGCCTGCCAAGTT TGATGAAGCGGAGCAAGTGTGGGTGTGGGAGTATGAGACTGAGGAAGGAGCTCATGACCTGTACATGGACACTGGTGAGGAGATCCGCTTCAGGGTGGTGGATGAGAGTTTTGTGGACACATCCCCCACAGGACCCAGCTCAGCCGAGGCTGCCTCTTCAAGCGAGGAGCTGCCAAAGAAGGAAGCACCATACACGCTCGTG GGATCCATCAGTGAGCCAGGCCTGGGCCTTCTCTCCTGGTGGACCAGCAACTAG